Below is a window of Thermoplasmata archaeon DNA.
GAGGGAATCGCCGTGGGAGGCAGGTCCCTCGAGGAGGTGATCGGGCATGGGTCGCAAGACCCGTAGCGTGCCGAAAGCGAACTACCGCAACTACATCCGGAAGTCGGACGAGTTCCACCGGTCCGCGCGGCAGGCCTTCGAGCGGGGCGACTGGAACGCGGCCGTTTCTCATGCCGTCCACGCCGCCCTCTGCATGTCCGACGCGGTCACCGTCTTCTACTCAGGGACGCGGTCGGCCGGCGAGGGTCACAAGGAGATCCTCCGGCTGTTCACGGCTCTCCGGATCGACCGGACCGACCTCGACCGGAACTTGGCCCATCTCCGAGCCCTCCTCCAGCTCAAGACCACGTCCGAATACGAAGACCGCTTGC
It encodes the following:
- a CDS encoding HEPN domain-containing protein; the encoded protein is MGRKTRSVPKANYRNYIRKSDEFHRSARQAFERGDWNAAVSHAVHAALCMSDAVTVFYSGTRSAGEGHKEILRLFTALRIDRTDLDRNLAHLRALLQLKTTSEYEDRLLGEEDADASLRHADRFRQWALAKLAASG